A genomic window from Streptomyces sp. MST-110588 includes:
- a CDS encoding IucA/IucC family protein, with protein sequence MNEHTGPDGAAAEERPPVGEPLAQVIEPAVPRQKRRGGRLRDEPEGVSVPRPGEFAGPLEYGERVEREQSMECGEWSGGREVRAAAVPGAEGSGAVVAGADELCVSVPGPPGPPGPPGTPGAPGMPGAEAEAGADDARYGDPDVPHDHPMPLSEPVVLDESAVLNEPAPRHEPCPSSEPDPAEQADPVHQPDPLDHFDPVTAADAAGTENLLRCWVRESGIARPAGHTLRIPLDASATALRLPVRYWSPTGWHRFGIPRLEGAPADAPPLDAVTVAALLRREAVRGDGGGGVPDADGSDLVGRVANSVRCTALFLADRRARPTDDRTAAGERPDAERPDAERADRAERIANVQSAESAESADRSLFLGAEQSLLFGHPLHPTPKSREGLSEAETHRYSPELRGSFPLHWMAVNRSVLATDSAWTERGRTVTADRLAARLTGAPLELPDSDALLPVHPWQARELRHRPDVAALIDAGLLRDLGPHGAPWHPTSSVRTVCRPGTNAMLKLSLGLRITNSRRENLRKELERGVEVHRLLRTGLAEQWQAAHPGFDIVRDPAWLAVTTADGRPVRGLDAVIRHNPFAAHDDAVCIAALTSPRPWPGRPGLRSRLADLIGALTARTGRPAGAVAAEWFLRYLEAVVRPVLWLDGTAGIALEAHQQNTLVLLDPDGWPSGGRYRDNQGYYFRASRREELERRLPGIGATSDTFVADTVTDERFAYYLGINNVLGLIGAFGAQGLAREDVLLAALRRFLADAAGAPAAHRSPLPGHLLATPTLRCKANLLTRLQGLDELVGPVDTQSVYVTIPNPLHP encoded by the coding sequence ATGAACGAACACACCGGCCCCGACGGGGCTGCAGCCGAAGAGCGACCACCCGTCGGCGAACCCCTGGCCCAGGTGATCGAGCCCGCCGTACCGCGACAGAAGCGCCGTGGCGGCCGGCTGCGGGACGAACCCGAGGGGGTGTCCGTACCGAGGCCCGGCGAGTTCGCGGGGCCGCTGGAGTACGGGGAGCGCGTCGAGCGTGAGCAGTCCATGGAGTGCGGCGAGTGGAGCGGCGGCCGGGAGGTACGGGCCGCCGCGGTGCCGGGTGCCGAAGGCTCCGGCGCGGTGGTGGCCGGCGCGGACGAGCTGTGCGTCAGCGTGCCTGGTCCGCCTGGTCCGCCTGGTCCGCCCGGTACACCCGGTGCGCCCGGTATGCCTGGCGCGGAAGCGGAGGCCGGGGCGGACGACGCACGGTACGGAGATCCGGACGTGCCGCACGACCACCCCATGCCCCTGAGCGAACCGGTGGTGCTGGACGAGTCGGCGGTGCTCAACGAACCGGCCCCCCGGCACGAGCCGTGCCCTTCGAGCGAGCCGGACCCGGCCGAGCAAGCGGACCCGGTGCATCAGCCGGACCCGCTGGATCATTTCGACCCGGTGACCGCCGCCGACGCCGCCGGTACGGAGAACCTGCTGCGCTGCTGGGTCCGGGAGAGCGGCATCGCCCGTCCCGCCGGCCACACCCTGCGCATCCCCCTGGACGCCAGCGCCACGGCACTGCGTCTGCCGGTCCGCTACTGGTCGCCCACCGGCTGGCACCGTTTCGGCATCCCCCGGCTGGAAGGCGCCCCGGCCGACGCCCCCCCGCTGGACGCCGTCACCGTCGCCGCACTGCTGCGCCGGGAGGCCGTGCGCGGCGACGGCGGTGGCGGGGTGCCGGACGCGGACGGCAGTGACCTGGTCGGCCGGGTCGCCAACTCCGTACGCTGCACCGCCCTCTTCCTCGCCGACCGCCGCGCCCGCCCCACCGACGACCGTACGGCCGCCGGCGAGCGCCCCGATGCCGAGCGCCCCGATGCCGAGCGGGCCGACCGTGCCGAACGCATCGCCAACGTCCAAAGCGCCGAAAGCGCCGAAAGCGCCGACCGGTCCCTCTTCCTCGGAGCCGAGCAGTCCCTCCTGTTCGGCCATCCGCTCCACCCCACCCCCAAAAGCCGGGAAGGGCTCTCCGAGGCCGAGACCCACCGGTACTCACCCGAACTGCGCGGCTCCTTCCCGCTCCACTGGATGGCCGTGAACCGCTCCGTACTGGCCACCGACTCGGCGTGGACCGAACGCGGCCGTACGGTCACGGCCGACCGGCTCGCCGCCCGGCTGACCGGCGCACCGCTCGAACTCCCCGACAGCGACGCCCTGTTGCCCGTACACCCCTGGCAGGCCCGGGAACTCCGTCACCGCCCGGACGTCGCCGCGCTCATCGACGCCGGGCTGCTGCGCGACCTCGGCCCGCACGGCGCGCCCTGGCACCCCACCTCCTCCGTACGCACCGTCTGCCGGCCCGGCACCAACGCCATGCTCAAGCTCTCGCTGGGCCTGCGCATCACCAACTCGCGCCGGGAGAACCTCCGCAAGGAGCTGGAGCGGGGCGTCGAGGTCCACCGGCTGCTGCGTACGGGCCTGGCGGAGCAGTGGCAGGCGGCTCACCCGGGCTTCGACATCGTCCGCGACCCGGCGTGGCTGGCCGTCACCACGGCGGACGGGCGGCCGGTGCGCGGCCTGGACGCCGTCATCCGCCACAACCCCTTCGCCGCCCACGACGACGCCGTGTGCATCGCGGCGCTCACCTCGCCCCGCCCCTGGCCCGGCCGCCCGGGCCTGCGCTCCCGGCTCGCCGACCTGATCGGCGCGCTCACCGCCCGTACCGGCCGGCCCGCGGGCGCCGTGGCCGCCGAGTGGTTCCTGCGCTACCTGGAAGCGGTCGTACGGCCCGTCCTATGGCTCGACGGCACCGCGGGCATCGCCCTGGAGGCCCACCAGCAGAACACCCTCGTCCTGCTGGACCCCGACGGCTGGCCGAGCGGCGGGCGCTACCGCGACAACCAGGGCTACTACTTCCGCGCGTCCCGGCGCGAGGAGCTGGAGCGGCGGCTGCCGGGCATCGGCGCCACCAGCGACACCTTCGTCGCCGACACCGTCACCGACGAGCGCTTCGCCTACTACCTGGGCATCAACAACGTCCTCGGGCTCATCGGCGCGTTCGGCGCACAAGGACTCGCCCGCGAAGACGTGCTGCTCGCCGCCCTGCGGCGGTTCCTCGCCGATGCCGCCGGCGCACCCGCCGCACACCGCTCACCGCTGCCCGGCCACCTCCTGGCCACACCCACCCTGCGCTGCAAGGCCAATCTCCTGACCCGCCTCCAGGGCCTGGACGAACTCGTCGGCCCGGTCGACACCCAGTCCGTGTACGTCACGATCCCCAACCCCCTGCACCCATGA
- a CDS encoding diaminobutyrate--2-oxoglutarate transaminase family protein, protein MALTKPLPMAPPPAHEGILRRQSLRESAARTYARSLPIVPVRARGLTIEGADGRRYLDCLSGAGSLALGHNHPVVLEAIRAVLDSGAPLHVLDLATPVKDTFTTELFATLPAEFADRARIQFCGPAGTDAVEAAFKLVRTATGRDGLLAFTGAYHGMTAGALAASGGAPDTTVTRLPYPYDYRCPFGTGGGRGAELSARWTENLLDDQKAGVPHPAGMILEPVQGEGGVIPAPESWLRRMRQITATRDIPLIVDEVQTGVGRTGAFWAIEHSGIVPDVLVLSKAIGGSLPLAVVVYREELDCWRPGAHAGTFRGNQLAMAAGAATLAYVRENGLARRAADLGARMLARLGGLAAEHDCVGDVRGRGLMIGIEIVDVRATADDAGALPAAPELAAAIQQECLRRGLIVELGGRHSAVVRLLPPLTITDEQAEAVLDRLADAMAAAVRTSTGPTASPRPTTTPSM, encoded by the coding sequence GTGGCCCTGACCAAGCCTCTGCCGATGGCGCCGCCCCCGGCTCACGAGGGCATCCTGCGGCGGCAGTCGCTCCGCGAATCCGCTGCCCGCACGTACGCCCGCTCCCTCCCCATCGTCCCGGTACGTGCCCGCGGACTGACCATCGAGGGTGCCGACGGCCGCCGTTACCTCGACTGTCTCTCCGGGGCCGGTTCCCTGGCCCTGGGCCACAACCACCCCGTCGTACTGGAAGCCATCCGCGCGGTCCTGGATTCCGGCGCCCCGCTGCACGTCCTGGACCTCGCCACGCCCGTCAAGGACACCTTCACCACAGAGCTGTTCGCCACCCTCCCCGCGGAGTTCGCGGACCGTGCCCGCATCCAGTTCTGCGGGCCGGCCGGCACGGACGCGGTGGAGGCCGCCTTCAAGCTCGTACGGACCGCGACCGGCCGGGACGGCCTGCTGGCGTTCACCGGCGCCTACCACGGGATGACCGCGGGCGCCCTGGCCGCGTCAGGAGGCGCGCCGGATACGACCGTGACCCGGCTGCCCTACCCGTACGACTACCGCTGCCCCTTCGGTACGGGCGGCGGGCGCGGCGCCGAGCTGTCGGCGCGCTGGACCGAGAACCTACTGGACGACCAGAAGGCCGGCGTGCCCCACCCGGCCGGAATGATCCTCGAACCGGTCCAGGGGGAGGGCGGGGTGATCCCCGCGCCGGAGAGCTGGCTGCGGCGTATGCGGCAGATCACCGCCACCAGGGACATCCCGCTCATCGTGGACGAGGTGCAGACCGGCGTCGGCCGGACCGGCGCCTTCTGGGCGATCGAACACAGCGGCATCGTCCCCGACGTACTGGTTCTCTCCAAGGCCATCGGCGGCAGCCTGCCGCTCGCGGTCGTCGTCTACCGGGAGGAGCTGGACTGCTGGCGCCCCGGCGCCCACGCGGGAACCTTCCGCGGCAACCAGCTCGCCATGGCCGCGGGCGCCGCCACGCTCGCGTACGTACGGGAGAACGGCCTCGCCCGGCGTGCCGCGGACCTCGGCGCCCGGATGCTCGCGCGGCTCGGCGGGCTCGCCGCGGAACACGACTGCGTCGGTGACGTGCGCGGCCGTGGGCTCATGATCGGCATCGAGATCGTCGACGTACGGGCCACGGCGGACGACGCCGGTGCGCTGCCCGCCGCTCCGGAGCTGGCCGCGGCGATCCAACAGGAGTGCCTGCGACGAGGACTGATCGTCGAACTGGGCGGACGGCACTCCGCCGTCGTCCGCCTGCTGCCCCCACTGACCATCACCGACGAACAGGCGGAGGCGGTCCTGGACCGGCTCGCCGACGCCATGGCGGCAGCGGTCCGCACGTCCACCGGGCCCACGGCCTCGCCCCGCCCGACCACCACGCCGAGCATGTGA
- the hflX gene encoding GTPase HflX: protein MTSSSSLPQDRQRLSENLRADALMEEDVAWSHEIDGERDGDQYDRSERAALRRVAGLSTELEDVTEVEYRQLRLERVVLVGVWTSGTVQDAENSLAELAALAETAGALVLDGVIQRRDKPDPATYIGSGKALELRDIVLESGADTVVCDGELSPGQLIHLEDVVKVKVVDRTALILDIFAQHAKSREGKAQVSLAQMQYMLPRLRGWGQSLSRQMGGGGSSSSGGGMATRGPGETKIETDRRRIREKMAKLRREIAEMKTGRDVKRQERRRNKVPSVAIAGYTNAGKSSLLNRLTGAGVLVENALFATLDPTVRRAETPSGRLYTLADTVGFVRHLPHHLVEAFRSTMEEVGDSDLILHVVDGSHPAPEEQLAAVREVIRDVGATDVPEIVVVNKADAADPLVLQRLLRREKHALVVSARTGQGIPELLALIDEELPRPQVEIEALVPYTQGALISRAHAEGEVISEEHTAEGTVLKARVHEELAAELEPYTPAARS, encoded by the coding sequence ATGACCTCCTCTTCTTCCCTTCCACAGGACCGCCAGCGCCTCTCGGAGAACCTGCGGGCCGACGCCCTGATGGAAGAGGACGTCGCCTGGAGCCACGAGATCGACGGGGAGCGTGACGGCGACCAGTACGACCGCTCGGAGCGCGCGGCGCTGCGCCGCGTGGCCGGCCTGTCCACCGAACTGGAGGACGTCACCGAGGTCGAGTACCGCCAGTTGCGCCTGGAGCGCGTGGTACTGGTCGGCGTATGGACCTCCGGGACCGTGCAGGACGCGGAGAACTCGCTCGCCGAGCTGGCCGCGCTGGCGGAGACCGCGGGTGCCCTGGTGCTCGACGGTGTCATCCAGCGCCGCGACAAGCCGGACCCGGCCACGTACATCGGCTCGGGCAAGGCGCTGGAGCTGCGTGACATCGTGCTGGAAAGCGGCGCGGACACCGTCGTGTGCGACGGTGAGCTCTCGCCGGGCCAGCTCATCCACCTGGAAGACGTCGTCAAGGTCAAGGTGGTCGACCGTACCGCCCTGATCCTGGACATCTTCGCGCAGCACGCCAAGTCCCGTGAGGGCAAGGCGCAGGTGTCCCTGGCGCAGATGCAGTACATGCTTCCCCGGCTGCGCGGCTGGGGCCAGTCGCTGTCCCGGCAGATGGGCGGCGGTGGCTCCAGCAGCAGTGGCGGCGGCATGGCCACGCGCGGTCCCGGTGAGACCAAGATCGAGACGGACCGGCGGCGGATCCGCGAGAAGATGGCGAAGCTGCGCCGGGAGATCGCGGAGATGAAGACCGGCCGCGACGTCAAGCGGCAGGAGCGCCGGCGCAACAAGGTCCCCTCGGTGGCCATCGCCGGCTACACCAACGCCGGCAAGTCCTCGCTGCTCAACCGTCTGACCGGCGCGGGCGTGCTGGTGGAGAACGCGCTGTTCGCCACCCTGGACCCGACGGTGCGGCGTGCCGAGACGCCCAGCGGACGGCTCTACACCCTCGCGGACACGGTCGGATTCGTCCGCCATCTGCCGCACCACCTCGTCGAGGCGTTCCGCTCCACGATGGAGGAGGTCGGCGACTCCGACCTCATCCTGCACGTCGTCGACGGCTCGCACCCGGCGCCGGAGGAGCAGCTCGCCGCCGTACGCGAGGTGATCCGTGACGTGGGCGCGACCGACGTGCCCGAGATCGTGGTCGTCAACAAGGCCGACGCCGCGGACCCGCTGGTGCTCCAGCGCCTGCTGCGGCGGGAGAAGCACGCCCTGGTCGTCTCGGCCCGTACGGGCCAGGGCATCCCGGAGCTGCTCGCCCTGATCGACGAGGAGCTGCCGCGACCGCAGGTCGAGATCGAGGCGCTGGTGCCGTACACGCAGGGCGCGCTGATCTCGCGGGCGCACGCCGAGGGCGAGGTGATCTCCGAGGAGCACACCGCGGAGGGCACGGTCCTCAAGGCGCGGGTCCACGAGGAACTGGCCGCCGAGCTGGAGCCGTACACCCCGGCGGCGAGGAGCTGA
- a CDS encoding M1 family metallopeptidase — protein sequence MTPSSRRPVIARPVARAVLRPLAAVLRLQAVRDLSAVPDRAAVRRLSVARRLSVVRGLSAVRRRVPASRRTAGLGLLAVATLVAAGPPPPGPAGIGDPLFPALGNPGYDVTSYDIDLNYSGHNDRPMEAVTKIKARATGNLDRVNLDFTHGTVRSVQVNGRPAKYETRGEDLVLTPRRPVRPGSPLRIVVRHTSDPRGGGDDGWVRTEDGLVMANQADAAHRVFPCNDHPADKALFTFHVTAPPGLTVVANGLPARRAVPGPATTWTYRGAHPMATELAQVSIGRSAVLHRTGPDGLPVRDVVPAADREKMARWLTKTPGHLKWMRGKVGRYPFETYGVLIAKAQTGFELETQTLSLFEHRLFSDPRYPTWYVESVMVHELAHQWFGNSVSPRVWSDVWLNEAHATWYEQLFLQEHFKAPMVERMRNAYRSSDRWRATGGPPAAPKAPAPGKKISIFRPVIYDGSALVLYALREKIGADAFDRLERSWVTRHRDGVAGTADFVALASRISGQDLSAFFRSWLYDTKTPPMPGHADWKSDDPQAPQQAKPPQQAKPPQQAKPPQQVKPSQETRPPQQTTPQTDPAAKPDTEPDGTKPATDPEATPGTRPTTKPVPRPTGPQAPAG from the coding sequence ATGACGCCTTCCTCGCGCCGTCCCGTCATCGCGCGCCCCGTCGCGCGCGCCGTCCTCCGCCCGCTGGCCGCCGTCCTCCGCCTGCAAGCCGTACGTGATCTGTCCGCCGTACCCGATCGGGCCGCCGTACGCCGTCTGTCCGTGGCACGCCGTCTGTCCGTGGTACGCGGTCTGTCCGCCGTACGCCGCAGGGTGCCCGCCTCCCGGCGCACCGCGGGCCTCGGGCTGCTGGCCGTCGCCACGCTCGTGGCGGCCGGGCCGCCACCGCCGGGCCCCGCGGGCATCGGTGACCCGCTCTTCCCGGCGCTGGGCAACCCGGGGTACGACGTCACCTCCTACGACATCGACCTGAACTACTCCGGCCACAACGACCGGCCGATGGAGGCCGTGACCAAGATCAAAGCCCGGGCCACCGGAAACCTGGACCGCGTCAACCTCGACTTCACCCACGGCACCGTCCGCTCGGTGCAGGTCAACGGCCGGCCCGCCAAGTACGAAACCCGCGGCGAGGACCTGGTTCTCACCCCCCGGCGCCCGGTGCGGCCCGGCTCGCCGCTGCGCATCGTCGTGCGGCACACCAGCGACCCGCGCGGCGGCGGGGACGACGGCTGGGTCCGTACGGAAGACGGACTGGTGATGGCCAACCAGGCGGACGCCGCGCACCGCGTCTTCCCCTGCAACGACCACCCGGCGGACAAGGCGCTCTTCACCTTCCACGTCACCGCGCCGCCCGGCCTGACGGTCGTCGCCAACGGCCTGCCGGCCCGGCGTGCCGTCCCCGGCCCGGCCACCACCTGGACGTACCGCGGCGCCCACCCCATGGCCACCGAACTGGCCCAGGTCTCCATCGGGCGCTCCGCGGTGCTGCACCGCACCGGGCCCGACGGCCTGCCGGTGCGCGACGTCGTCCCGGCCGCCGACCGCGAGAAGATGGCCCGGTGGCTCACGAAGACGCCTGGCCACCTGAAGTGGATGCGCGGCAAGGTCGGCCGCTACCCCTTCGAGACGTACGGGGTACTCATCGCCAAGGCGCAAACGGGTTTCGAGCTGGAGACCCAGACCCTCTCGCTGTTCGAACACCGCCTCTTCTCCGACCCCCGCTACCCCACCTGGTACGTCGAGTCCGTGATGGTGCACGAGCTGGCACACCAGTGGTTCGGCAACAGCGTCAGCCCGCGCGTCTGGTCGGACGTCTGGCTCAACGAGGCACACGCCACCTGGTACGAGCAGCTCTTCCTCCAGGAGCACTTCAAGGCCCCCATGGTGGAGCGGATGCGCAACGCCTACCGGTCCTCGGACCGCTGGCGGGCCACCGGCGGACCGCCCGCCGCGCCCAAGGCCCCCGCCCCCGGCAAGAAGATCAGCATCTTCCGCCCGGTCATCTACGACGGCAGCGCCCTGGTGCTGTACGCACTGCGCGAGAAGATCGGCGCGGACGCCTTCGACCGGCTCGAACGCTCGTGGGTGACGCGGCACCGCGACGGTGTGGCGGGCACCGCCGACTTCGTCGCACTCGCCTCCCGCATCTCCGGACAGGACCTTTCGGCGTTCTTCCGGAGCTGGCTGTACGACACGAAGACGCCTCCCATGCCGGGGCACGCGGACTGGAAGAGCGATGATCCCCAGGCGCCACAGCAGGCCAAGCCACCGCAGCAGGCCAAGCCACCGCAGCAGGCCAAGCCGCCACAGCAGGTGAAGCCGTCACAGGAGACCAGGCCGCCGCAGCAGACCACGCCGCAGACCGACCCGGCGGCGAAGCCGGACACCGAGCCGGACGGTACGAAGCCCGCCACGGACCCGGAAGCCACCCCCGGCACCCGGCCGACGACGAAGCCGGTCCCCCGGCCGACCGGCCCGCAGGCCCCCGCCGGGTGA
- a CDS encoding HD domain-containing protein, with protein sequence MSAEATDPDNPDAPPESGPGAPSRKRARPRLELRGLRRIGRAALLGPAPRTGLPDALEHVAKVHRTHHPDADLDILSKAYALAESSHRGQTRKSGEPYITHPLAVTLILAQLGAETTTLTASLLHDTVEDTEVTLDQVRAEFGAEVCYLVDGVTKLEKVDYGAAAEPETFRKMLVATGNDVRVMSIKLADRLHNMRTLGVMRPEKQARIAKVTRDVLIPLAERLGVQALKSELEDLVFAILHPQEYEATRLLVLEHAGRPDPLAAIAERVRAVLHEADIDAEVLIRPRHLVSVHRVRLGRGKVTGADLGRLLVLVTEDADCYAVLGELHTCFTPVVSEFKDFIATPKFNLYQSLHTAVTGEHGEIAETLIRTHQMHRVAEAGVVALGNPYAPTDGADTPDGERAPDGERAPDGERADPTRPGWLSRLLDWQRATPDPDTFWTSLRADLAQDREITVFSVDDGPGGAAGTDTVGLPAGASCVDAAYVRYGDEAHRCIGARVNGRLATLSTVLHDGDSVHVLMATDSAAGPSPEWLGHARTPAARLAISRWLAAHQAHQGGDRPGPGAGRRTPPSGPSEPSTLSDPSIPSAPSTPSDPSIPSGPRGPLEPSGSLEPSGSPEPSGSPEPSGSPEPSALPGSSGTAGPAETSGPVEPPGPADRGTVPRRQGVRPGPGRAAPPRPGHAPAEPGDSGQRAAGGPGGPAPRTDEGQTERQTVPAAGSAPADRSGAPLAAPASVLAVTDVPAATVRLAGCCTPVPPDSVTGFAVRGGTVTVHRALCPVVARMAAAGRQPVGARWRGAADAVQGCRVTLLAEAFSRPQLLADLTEVIAAEGAAVVSAAVEPPYEQRVRHTYTLHLPDAAALPSLMRAMRQVPGVFDVLRAGRTRPTVAARP encoded by the coding sequence ATGAGCGCAGAGGCCACAGACCCTGATAACCCCGATGCGCCCCCCGAGTCCGGCCCGGGAGCCCCGAGCCGCAAGCGGGCCCGCCCCCGTCTGGAGCTGCGCGGGCTGCGCCGCATCGGACGGGCCGCGCTGCTCGGCCCCGCCCCGCGCACCGGACTGCCGGACGCCCTGGAGCACGTCGCCAAGGTCCACCGCACCCACCACCCCGACGCCGACCTGGACATCCTCAGCAAGGCGTACGCCCTGGCCGAGTCCTCCCACCGCGGCCAGACCCGTAAGAGCGGCGAGCCGTACATCACCCACCCGCTGGCCGTTACGCTCATCCTGGCCCAACTGGGCGCCGAGACCACGACGTTGACCGCCTCCCTGCTCCACGACACCGTCGAGGACACGGAAGTGACGCTGGACCAGGTGCGCGCGGAGTTCGGCGCGGAGGTCTGCTACCTGGTCGACGGCGTGACCAAGCTGGAGAAGGTCGACTACGGTGCCGCCGCGGAACCGGAGACCTTCCGCAAAATGCTGGTCGCCACCGGCAATGACGTACGCGTGATGTCCATCAAGCTCGCCGACCGGCTGCACAACATGCGCACCCTCGGCGTGATGCGCCCCGAAAAACAGGCCCGGATCGCCAAGGTGACCCGCGACGTGCTCATCCCGCTGGCGGAGCGGCTGGGCGTCCAGGCCCTGAAGTCCGAACTGGAGGACCTGGTCTTCGCGATCCTGCACCCCCAGGAGTACGAGGCCACGCGGCTGCTCGTACTGGAGCACGCCGGGCGCCCCGACCCGCTCGCCGCCATCGCCGAGCGGGTGCGCGCCGTCCTGCACGAGGCCGACATCGACGCCGAAGTGCTCATCCGGCCGCGGCACTTGGTCTCCGTCCACCGGGTGCGCCTGGGGCGCGGCAAGGTGACCGGCGCGGACCTGGGGCGGCTGCTGGTGCTCGTCACGGAGGACGCCGACTGCTACGCGGTCCTCGGCGAGCTGCACACCTGCTTCACGCCGGTGGTCTCGGAGTTCAAGGACTTCATCGCCACGCCCAAGTTCAACCTCTACCAGTCCCTGCACACCGCGGTCACCGGCGAGCACGGGGAGATCGCCGAGACGCTGATCCGTACGCACCAGATGCACCGGGTCGCCGAAGCCGGGGTCGTCGCGCTGGGCAATCCGTACGCCCCTACGGACGGCGCGGACACACCGGACGGCGAGCGCGCACCGGACGGTGAGCGTGCACCGGACGGTGAGCGCGCCGACCCCACCCGGCCGGGCTGGCTCTCGCGCCTGCTGGACTGGCAGCGCGCCACCCCGGACCCGGACACCTTCTGGACCTCGCTCCGCGCCGACCTGGCCCAGGACCGCGAGATCACGGTCTTCAGCGTGGACGACGGGCCGGGCGGGGCGGCCGGAACGGACACCGTCGGGCTGCCCGCCGGGGCGAGCTGTGTGGACGCGGCGTATGTGCGGTACGGCGACGAGGCCCACCGCTGCATCGGCGCCCGCGTCAACGGCCGCCTGGCCACGCTCTCCACGGTGCTGCACGACGGCGACAGCGTGCATGTGCTGATGGCCACCGACTCCGCCGCCGGGCCGTCCCCGGAGTGGCTGGGCCATGCCCGTACGCCTGCCGCCAGGCTCGCCATCTCCCGCTGGCTGGCGGCTCACCAGGCGCACCAGGGAGGTGACCGCCCGGGGCCGGGGGCCGGCCGCCGGACACCGCCGTCCGGGCCGTCCGAGCCGTCCACCCTGTCCGACCCGTCCATCCCGTCCGCCCCGTCCACCCCGTCCGACCCGTCCATCCCGTCCGGGCCACGCGGCCCGCTGGAACCGTCCGGGTCGCTGGAGCCGTCCGGGTCACCTGAACCGTCCGGGTCACCTGAACCGTCCGGGTCACCCGAACCTTCCGCTCTGCCCGGATCATCCGGGACGGCCGGACCCGCCGAAACGTCCGGGCCGGTGGAACCACCCGGGCCGGCGGACCGGGGGACGGTCCCACGACGGCAGGGCGTCCGACCCGGGCCGGGCCGTGCGGCGCCCCCTCGCCCAGGGCACGCCCCGGCCGAGCCCGGGGACAGCGGGCAGCGGGCGGCCGGCGGACCGGGCGGCCCCGCTCCCCGTACGGACGAGGGGCAGACCGAGCGGCAGACCGTGCCCGCCGCCGGCTCCGCTCCCGCCGACCGGTCCGGCGCCCCCCTCGCCGCCCCCGCGTCCGTCCTGGCCGTCACCGACGTCCCCGCGGCGACCGTACGGCTCGCGGGCTGCTGCACCCCCGTACCGCCGGACTCCGTGACCGGATTCGCCGTACGGGGCGGTACGGTCACCGTGCACCGCGCGCTGTGCCCGGTCGTCGCCCGGATGGCCGCGGCCGGCCGGCAGCCGGTCGGGGCGCGCTGGCGGGGCGCGGCGGACGCCGTACAGGGCTGCCGGGTGACCCTCCTCGCCGAGGCGTTCAGCAGGCCCCAGCTCCTCGCCGATCTCACGGAGGTCATCGCGGCCGAAGGGGCCGCCGTGGTCTCGGCGGCCGTCGAGCCGCCCTACGAGCAGCGGGTACGGCACACCTACACCCTCCACCTCCCGGACGCCGCCGCGCTGCCGTCCCTCATGCGCGCGATGCGGCAGGTCCCCGGGGTCTTCGACGTGCTGCGGGCGGGCCGTACGAGGCCGACCGTGGCGGCCCGGCCTTAG